In Hyalangium minutum, the sequence GCAGGAGGCGCACGCCGTCCGGCAGGGGCTCACCGAGGAGGCCGCGCGCCGCGAGTCCCACCCGGACGAGGTGCTGGCGCCGCTGTGGACCCGCCTGCTCGAGGTGCGCCGCACGCTCAGGCCCCATGCAGCTCCACGCTCTCGGGAGCGGCGGGCCTTGGGGACATGGAGCTTCGATGCGGCTGCGTGCGTGCTCACGTGGAGGGAGCGCGATCGCGTGGTCCGTGGCGGTCCGGACTACGGCACCATCGGAGTCTTGACGCGGCTCACCTTCCCCGGGGGGTACGAAGGGCGGGTGGAGTGCAGCTGTGCGACCCGGCAGCGGGGGTGCGTGCATGCGCTGGCGCTCGTGGACACCACCCTCGATGTCCTGGACGACAGCGCGCGGAACGCGGAGGCGCGAAGGATCGCCGAGGAACTCCTTCGCCCGAGCTGGGCGCGCGCGCTGAAGGAACTCGAGCTGTTCGAGGAAGAGTCGGCCAAGCCTCGGCCCAGCATCGAGGTGTGGTGGTGCATCGAGCAGGAACTGGGCACGCAGTCCGTGTCGCCCGTCGTGAAGAAGCAGACCCGCCGGGGCATCATGAGCGCAGGTGCGAGGATGACCGCGGCGCGCCTGCTCGAAGAGCACCGCGAGCTTCTCTCCGAGACCGATCTTCGGGTCGCCGAGCAGCTGGCTTCATGGGCCCCGGCGTCCCGTGCCGCTGGGACATACCCTTCACGGGCATTCGCAGGGCTGGTCGGGCACCCACGGGTGTTGCTCGAGTTCCGCCCCGAGGAGCCCATCGAGGTGAAGCGCGTGCGGCTGGGGTTCACCGCGCTCTCCGCCGATAACCACATTCGCCTGGAGCCCTCCATCGAGGGCGAGCGCTTCAGCCCGAAGCTGCTGGGAGCCCTGCTGCGTGCGTTCGCGCCGGGGGAACCGCTGGTCACGGTGGAGGAGCAGCGGAACCGGTGCCTGCTGATCGATGTGAACTCCGAGGCGCGGCAGATCTGGAACGTGCTGGAGAAGCACGGAGACCAGTTCCCTCCCGAGAGCCATGAGCAGCTGCTGGAGCGCCTGTCCCGGCTCGAAGCGCGGTTGCCGCTCGTGGTCCCGCCCACGCTGAAGGGGCGCGAGCTCTCGTCCGAGACGACCACCGTCGTTCGTCTGCGCCTGCTCCCGGACGTGTCGCTGGAGCTGGAATTGCTCGTTCGGCCGGGGCCAGGGGCTCCGCTGTTCCATCCCGGCGTGGGTCCGAGAGACGTGCTTCTCACTCGCAACGGTGAACGCGGCTACGTGCGCCGTCAGCTGATCCAGGAGGAGCAGCGGGCTCGCGCGGCGATTGCCCCACTGCCGCTCGAGGGCGCGGAGGAGGGGCCGCCGTTCTGCTTCCGGATGGGGGACACGGAGTCCGCGCTGCGGCTCGTCGCGGCCCTCCAGAAGCCGCTGCCGGGAGTGGAGGTGGAGTGGCTCGACGATAAGCCGTTCGTTGCTTCGGCTGCGGGCCCGGAGTCCTTGAAGGTCGTGATCGAGCGCAAGCGGGACTGGTTCGGCATCAACGGGGATCTGAAGGTCGAGGCGGGGCGCATCGAGCTGGCTGTCCTCCTGGATGCGGCCCGGCGGCAGAAGCGCTTCGTGCGCGTGGATGCCCATCGGTGGGTCGAGCTCAGCGACACTTTGCGGAACCGCCTGCTCGCGGTGGCCGATCACACCTTCCTGGGCAAGAACCGCGCGGAGCTCTCTCCAGGAGCGGTCTCGGCGATCAGCGCGTTGCTGGAGGCGGGGGCCGACGTCCAGGCCGCGCCCGCGTGGCAGTTGATGACGGATCGTCTCGCCGCGTCGCTGTCGCTCAAGCCGAAGCCTCCCTCGTCGCTGGGGACCACGCTGCGCGACTACCAGGTGGAGGGCCATGCGTGGCTCAGCCGCGTGGCGGCCTGGGGAGCGGGAGCGTGCCTCGCGGATGACATGGGGCTCGGGAAGACGGTGCAGGCGCTGTCGGTGATGATCGAACGCTCGCGGCTCGGTCCGGCCCTGGTGCTCGCGCCGACCTCGGTGGCCTTCAACTGGACGCAGGAGATCCAGCGCTTCGCGCCCACCCTGCGGCCCGTGCTCTACGCGGAGCAGCCGGATCGGGCGAAGTGCTTGGCGAAGCTCAAGAAGACCGACGTGCTCATCGTCAGCTACGGCTTGCTGGTGCGCGACGTGGCGAGCCTCAGCACGCTCTCATTCGCCACGCTCGTCGTCGATGAAGCGCAGGCGTTGAAGAACCCGAGCACCCGGCGGGCCCGGGCCGCGCGGCAGCTGAACGCGGGCTTTCGGATCGCGCTCTCGGGGACGCCGCTGGAGAACCACCTCGGCGAGCTGTGGAGCCTCTTCACGATCGTCTTCCCGGGTCTCTTGGGGAGCTGGGAGCAATTCCGAGAGCGCTTCGCCTCGCCCATCGAGCGGGGCAAGGATCCCACCGCGAGCGCGGCGCTCTCCCGGGTGATCCAGCCGTTCCTGCTGCGGCGGACCAAGCAAGAGGTGGCGCGCGAGCTGCCGCCGAGGACGGAGATCCAGGTCCCCGTGGCGCTCTCCGAGGAGGAGTGGACGCTATACGAGGACGCGCGGCTGGCGGCGGTCGCGGAGCTCAGCAAGCAGGGCAAGGGGCTGCGCACCGAGCAGCAGCGCTTCCAGGTGCTCGCGGCGATCACCCGGCTGAGGTTGCTTGCGTCTCACCCGCGGCTCTACGACGGGCAGTCGAAGCTCGCGTCCTCGAAGATGCGGCGTCTGCTGGAGTTGCTGGAAGAACTGCGGAGCGAGGGCCACCGGGCGCTCGTGTTCAGCCAGTTCACCTCACACCTCGAGCTCGTCCGCGAGGAACTGGATCGCGCCGGCTTCACGTACCAGTACCTCGATGGCGCGACGCCTGCGGCGACCCGAGCGAAGCGGATTCAGGACTTCCAGGAGGGGGCAGGGGAGATGTTCCTGATCTCGCTCAAGGCGGGAGGTACGGGCATCAACCTCACGGCTGCGGACTACGTCATCCACTTGGATCCCTGGTGGAACCCGGCGGTGGAGGATCAAGCGACGGATCGCGCCCACCGCATCGGCCAGACGCGGCCGGTGACGGTGTACCGGCTGATCGCCCGCGGTACGATCGAGGAGCAGATCCTCTCGCTGCACTCGGACAAGCGCGCGTTGGTGGCGGGAGTGCTGGAGGGGACGGATGTGGCGGCGCGGCTGACGACAAAGGATCTGCTCGCGCTACTGGCGGGGGGCGACTCTCCTCGCGAGCGGCAGGACGACGGGGAAGAACCCCGGGCCCGAACGGTGCACTGATCGTCCCTAGGCAGTCCTCATCCAGTGAGGCCGGAGAGGCGCAGGATGGCCACGACGAGGCCCGTGAGTCCGAGGAGCAGTCCGAACAGAGCCGCCCCTGCGGCATCGAGCTTCTTCCAGGTCCATGGAGTGTCCATACCCGGCTCCAGTCCGTGCCAAACGGGTCTGACAACCAGACCGGTTGCCGCTACGAACGAGCAGTGGGCCCCCTGGCGGCGGCGGTTTTTGGAAACTGGTCTGACAAGCAGACCAGTTCAGTCGGATTGCGACGGGAGAGGGTGGGATGCCCACATGGTTGGTGACTTCTTGTCAGACCCATGAGGTAGGCTGGGCTGAGTGGGGACTCGAAGGTCCTCGCCGGAGACGGTCATGGGGAAGAAGGTCGCCTCGCTGGATGTAGATCCGCTCAGCCTCCCGCTGGGGATGCGGATGGGGCCCTGGCGGATTGTGGGCTGGGGCGGCCGAGGCGCCTACGGCACCGTTTACCGTGTGGAGCGCGTGGGACATGAACTGGAAGGTCCCTTTGCGCTCAAACTGGCGGTCTTCCCCGAGGATGAGCGCTTCGAGCGAGAGGCGTGGTTGCTCCGCCACATCCAGAGTGCTTCGGTGCCTCACCTCTATGCGCAGGGGGTATGGGAGCACGCATCGGGGCGCTATCGCTACCTGGTGATGCAGTGGGTGGAGGGCGAGCCGCTGTATGAGTGGTCCGCTCGGCGCAACCCCACTGAGTCCCGGGTGGTGGAACTGTTGCTACAGGTGGCGAAGGCGGTGGAGGCCACGCATGCGGTGGGAGCGGTGCACCGCGACGTGAAGGGCGGGAACGTTCTGGTGAGGCTCACGGACGGGCGAGCCTTCCTGATGGACTTCGGGGCAGGGCACTACCGGGGAGCGGCGACGCTGACCTCGAAGGTGCTCCCGCCCGGCACTCCCGCGTATCGCAGCCCTGAGGCCTGGGGATTTCTCCGCCTGTTCCTTCGCCACCCGACGGCTCACTATCCGGCCAGCGCGAGCGATGACCTGTTCGCCCTGGGAATCACGGCCTACCGGTTGGTGACGGACGAGTATCCGCCCTCCACGGATCCTCAAGCGCCAGGGGCGGAGGTGTGGCGCGAGGGGGGACCAGGACCTCGGCCGCCCCGTGAGCTGAACCCGCGTGTGAGCCCCGAGCTGGATGCGCTGATCCTGAGGCTGTTGGCGCCCG encodes:
- a CDS encoding DEAD/DEAH box helicase, with amino-acid sequence MSLPTLLTAENLRATAGSAFARGEVYWREGRVLSCVLENDALDGLVEGTAKYRVRVTAPGGVLVAHCTCPVRDAVCKHAVALSLSFLAQRGAVLEPPREAAVVVPSQEGPFATRDALDRWAEEHEVRHALAVSVAVLFPELPINEAQRQGLQHVLNGLALRDVGSRDGALRYVGARGRGLETALTEAAWAYLQQEAHAVRQGLTEEAARRESHPDEVLAPLWTRLLEVRRTLRPHAAPRSRERRALGTWSFDAAACVLTWRERDRVVRGGPDYGTIGVLTRLTFPGGYEGRVECSCATRQRGCVHALALVDTTLDVLDDSARNAEARRIAEELLRPSWARALKELELFEEESAKPRPSIEVWWCIEQELGTQSVSPVVKKQTRRGIMSAGARMTAARLLEEHRELLSETDLRVAEQLASWAPASRAAGTYPSRAFAGLVGHPRVLLEFRPEEPIEVKRVRLGFTALSADNHIRLEPSIEGERFSPKLLGALLRAFAPGEPLVTVEEQRNRCLLIDVNSEARQIWNVLEKHGDQFPPESHEQLLERLSRLEARLPLVVPPTLKGRELSSETTTVVRLRLLPDVSLELELLVRPGPGAPLFHPGVGPRDVLLTRNGERGYVRRQLIQEEQRARAAIAPLPLEGAEEGPPFCFRMGDTESALRLVAALQKPLPGVEVEWLDDKPFVASAAGPESLKVVIERKRDWFGINGDLKVEAGRIELAVLLDAARRQKRFVRVDAHRWVELSDTLRNRLLAVADHTFLGKNRAELSPGAVSAISALLEAGADVQAAPAWQLMTDRLAASLSLKPKPPSSLGTTLRDYQVEGHAWLSRVAAWGAGACLADDMGLGKTVQALSVMIERSRLGPALVLAPTSVAFNWTQEIQRFAPTLRPVLYAEQPDRAKCLAKLKKTDVLIVSYGLLVRDVASLSTLSFATLVVDEAQALKNPSTRRARAARQLNAGFRIALSGTPLENHLGELWSLFTIVFPGLLGSWEQFRERFASPIERGKDPTASAALSRVIQPFLLRRTKQEVARELPPRTEIQVPVALSEEEWTLYEDARLAAVAELSKQGKGLRTEQQRFQVLAAITRLRLLASHPRLYDGQSKLASSKMRRLLELLEELRSEGHRALVFSQFTSHLELVREELDRAGFTYQYLDGATPAATRAKRIQDFQEGAGEMFLISLKAGGTGINLTAADYVIHLDPWWNPAVEDQATDRAHRIGQTRPVTVYRLIARGTIEEQILSLHSDKRALVAGVLEGTDVAARLTTKDLLALLAGGDSPRERQDDGEEPRARTVH
- a CDS encoding serine/threonine protein kinase; protein product: MGKKVASLDVDPLSLPLGMRMGPWRIVGWGGRGAYGTVYRVERVGHELEGPFALKLAVFPEDERFEREAWLLRHIQSASVPHLYAQGVWEHASGRYRYLVMQWVEGEPLYEWSARRNPTESRVVELLLQVAKAVEATHAVGAVHRDVKGGNVLVRLTDGRAFLMDFGAGHYRGAATLTSKVLPPGTPAYRSPEAWGFLRLFLRHPTAHYPASASDDLFALGITAYRLVTDEYPPSTDPQAPGAEVWREGGPGPRPPRELNPRVSPELDALILRLLAPAPVDRFNGRAQELVAALEEMKERAGPERNEPLFGWSHAHDTRWRSLGGVRLAEERDAARREREKRELEVRARAEAANRLAEPPRSVAVWSVEGGIAAMGLLLTCLLVTGLYRGQQEAQTASAKEHRQRDTAAVGDGAGAISASADASVPAGNAKSAVGLPLPEKLFPGQRKPPCNRFGEVEVRGGCWWLLGAGKPPCKEKGKEDGYEWKGACYTPSYQMGREPTSKPP